The sequence GAAACGAAGCCAGTTGCTCCACTCGCTTGAAAACGCGCTTCACGAAGCGTCCCGCGGCATCCGGCTTATCAAGTGCGATGTAATCGGCGATAGCGTCGAGATCCGCCAAGGCGGGTTCGGTCCAGATCACTTCAGCCATCGTGCCATCCGTTGTTTGGCAGCTTCGTGGGTAACCACGCGACCTTCTTCCACGGCTTTTTCACCTCGGGCGATGATCTCCAGAACGCCGAGCTTTTGCTGGGTGGCTTCGAATGTTTCGACATCCACGAGGTAGGCGGCAGGCAAGCCGTGCTGGGTGATGAGGACCGGATCACGGGCAGCCGCGAGTTCGGTCAGAATCCGGTTCGTCTCACGTTTCAGCGTGGTCGCCAGCTCGGTTTTCATAAAGTGACACTAAAGTAGCACTCGGAAGACGACAAGCGGAGGTTTTCGAAACGGCCGCCGGTTGCAAAATCCTCTCACGATTCGAATTGATTGGAAGCCCCCGCGCCACCACTGTGTCAGGCGAACTCGAACCACCACCACCATGGGCTTGATGGACTTTATCAAAGGGGAGCTGCTCGAAATCATCGAGTGGCAGGATGACAGCCGTGACACGATCGCCTGGCGCTTCCCGGACGATGACAAGGCGATCAAGAACGGCGCGCAGCTCATCGTCCGCGAGAGCCAGACCGCGCAGTTCCTCTACCTCGGCCAGTTCGGCGACACCTTCGGCCCCGGCAAGCACACGCTGGCCACCGAGAACATCCCGGTGCTGACCCGCATCCAGGGATGGAAGTACGGGTTCCAGAGCCCCTTCAAGGCGGACGTCTATTTCGTCAACACCCGCCTCTTCACCGGCAACAAGTGGGGCACGGCGAACCCGATCATGCTGCGCGACCAGGACCTTGGCATCGTCCGGGCCCGCGCCTACGGCACCTACGATTTCAAGGTGACGAACGTGCAGACCTTCCTCAAGGAGGTCGCCGGATCGGACCAGGATTTCCGCGTCGATGAGTTCGCGGACGCGATGCGCTCCCGCATCGTCAGCGTGTTCTCCGACGCGCTCGCCAGCGCGCACGTGCCGGTGTTCGACGTGGCCACGCGCTACATGGACCTCGGCGACGCGCTGCTGCCGCTGATCAACCCGGTGATGTCCGCGAAGTACGGCATCGAGATCGGCAGCTTCATCGTCGAGAACGTGTCCGTGCCGCCGGAGGTGGAGGAGGCGATCGACAAGCGCTCCGCGATGTCCGCGATCGGCAATCTCAATGACTACGTGAAGTACCAGATGGGCCAAGGCATGGCCGCGGGTGGTGGCGGTGGCGCCGCCGGCACCGCGTCCGAGCTGGCCGTGGGTTTCGCCGTGGCGAAAGAGCTGATGCAGCAAAGCGGCATGACCGGTGGTGGCACTCCGCCGCCGCTGCCAAGCGCGGTTCCCGTGGCCGCCGCGGCCCCGGCTCCCGCTCCCGCCTTGGATCTCCTCGATCCGGCGTCGATCGCCCAGATGCTCGGCGTGACCGAGGCGGACGTGATGGAGGAAATCAACTCCGGCAAGCTTCCCGCCAAGAAGATCGGCTCCAGCTACCGCGTGACCCGCGCCTCGCTCGATGCCTTCCTCGCCCAGTGATCCGCCGGTGATGGACGGCCCGGCCACCGGTGCTCCCATCGAGGTTCCGAAGAAGCCGATCCCGCCGCCCTTGCCGGGCCGGTCGGGATCGGCCGCCGAGGTGCGCTCGCTCGATCGCCATGCCTGCCCGGAGTGCGGCGGCAAGGGCGAGTGGGACCCGGCGAAGAAGCAGCTCGTCTGTCCTTACTGCGGCAACATCTTCGACCGCGTCGGCCCGCCGCCGGATCTCGGCGCGGTGGTCGAGCACGACCTCGACCAGACGCTCGCCGAACTCGGCCAGGACGCCGGCCGGGTGGACACCGCCACCCGCCGCGTGCAGTGCAACAACTGCCACGCCGTGCTCGTCCGCAGCGGTGAAACGGTGGCGCAACACTGCGATTTCTGCGGCTCTCCCGAGCTGCTCGATTACAACGACATTGCCGCGCCGGTCAAACCGGAGTCGGTGCTGCCCGCGCAGATCTCCAAGGAGCAGGCCTACCACTCGCTGAAAAACTATCTCGCCTCGAAGTGGTTCGCGCCCGGCGACTTGAAACGACGCAACCTGGTGGACCGGATCAACCGCGTCTACCTGCCCTATTGGACCTTCGACTCGAACGCCGAATGCCCGTGGACGGCAGAGAGCGGCACCTACTACTACGTCACCGTCCAGGACCGCGATTCCGAGGGGCGGTCCGTCACGCGCCAGGAGCGGCGGGTGAGCTGGAGTCCCGCCAGCGGCCACGTCTCGACCTTCTTCGACGACGTCGTGATCTCCGGCTCGGCCGGTCTCGATGGCGACCTGCTGCGGAAGATCGAACCCTTCCCCACCAAGGAACTCGTGCCTTACGAGACGATGTATGTCTCCGGCTGGCAGGTGGAGCAGTACCAGGTGCCGCTGCCGGAAGCCGCCCGCCGCGGTTTCGGCGCGATGCAGGGGATGCTCCAGCAAATGTGCGCCAGCGAGGTGCCCGGCGACACCTACCGGAACCTCCAGATCTACCCGGAGTTCTCCGGCAAGACCTTCAAGCACATCCTCGCCCCGGTGTGGCTGCTGGCCTACCAATACCGCGGCAAGACCTGGCAGGGCGTGGTCAATGGCGTCACCGGCACCACCGCCGCGAAGTTCCCGATCAGCCCGTGGAAGGTGGCACTGGTGGTGTTGATCGTGCTGGCCGTCGTGGCACTGATCTTGATGGCGAAGGGGTAAGGATCTCCAGGACCAAAGGTCCGTTCCATACCAGCCGAGGCCGCAAGGGCTGGGCTGGTATAGGATAGACGCGACGCGTGGAGGCAATCCTTCGCTTTCTTTCTGGATTCTGGATTCCGGACTCTGGACTCTCCGGGCGTTGCGCATCGACATCCTCACCCTCTTTCCCGAGATCGCGCTCGCGCCGCTGAGCGAGAGCATCCTCCGCCGTGCCCGCGAGGCGGGGATCGTGGAGGTCGTCGCCCACAACCTGCGCGATTGGGCCACCGGGCGGCACCGGAAGACCGATGACTATCTCGCCGGTGGCGGCCAGGGCATGCTTCTCATGCCGGGACCGATTTTCGCGGCGATCGAGGAGCTGCGGACGCCGGACTCCAAGGTGATCCTGATGACGCCGCAGGGGAAGGTCTTCAAGCAGGCCATCGCCCGCGAGCTTTCGGAGGAGAAACACCTCATCCTGCTCTGCGGCCACTACGAGGGCGTGGATCACCGGGTGATCGAACAACTGGTTGACCTCGAACTTTCCATCGGCGACTACGTGCTGACCAATGGCGCGATCGCCGCGGCGGTGGTCACCGACGCGATCGTGCGGCTGCTGCCCGGCGCGCTGGGCGACGAGCGTTCGCACCAGGACGAATCCTTTTCCGATCCGAACCTGCTGGAGGCTCCCGCCTACACCAAGCCGGTCGACTTCCGCGGCATGCTGGTGCCGGAGATCCTGTATTCCGGGCACCACGGCAAGATCGCCAAATGGAAACAGGAGAAGGCGCTCGAACGCACGCGCCAGAACCGTCCGGACCTGTTGGGTCCCGAAACCGGGTCATGACACCCGCAGCGGCGGCAGCGCTTCCTGCACCGTGCCCCGCGTCTGACGGTAGGCCCGCGGCGAGCGACCGGTGAGCTTCTTGAAGGTGCGCGAGAAATACGCCTCGTCGCAGAAGCCAAGCGTGCGCGCGATCTCGGACGCTTTCAGATCGGTGGTGTCCAGCATGCGGGCGGCGGAATTGACGAGTTGGCGCATGTGGTAGCGGTGCGGCGATTGGCCGGCATGCTTCTGGAAGCTGCGGCGGAACGTTTCGTAGTTCAGGCCGAGGGCCGCCGCCACCTGCTGCCCCTCCGCGCCGGGCAGGCCGAGCATCCGGCAGGCATCGCCGAACCAGGACGGACCGCCTTCCTTCCCGGTGGCCAGATTGATCGCCCCCTCCAGCGCTCGCGCGAGCAGCCCTTGGAATGCGCAAATCTTTTCCAGACTGCTGGCGGGCGATTCGAGGATCTCGCGATGGAAGTCGGCGACCCACTGCTCCGGATTCTCCAACCTGCCGACCACATGATCCGGCACCAGCAGACCATTGGCCCGCCAGGCATCGAACACCGGTCCATCGAACATGACGTAAATCTCGTCCCAGCCACCCACTTCCCAGGGCTTGTAGCTGTGGCCGAGTTCTGGAAGGACCACGATCCAATCCCCGGCGCAGAGGCTGCGGCTCAAGCCGCGCTCGTCCTCGTAGATTCCTTCCCCGCGGGTGATCACCACCAGCGCGTAGCGTTCGAGATAGCGGTAGCGCGGCATCCCGCTCCGCGAGTGGCGCACCTCGCCGATTTCGACCAGGTTGCCGAGCGGTGACCGTAGTTGCTGCTGCCAAACGGTCCAAGAATGTTGCGCCATGATCCTGATTTTACGTCAGGAAATACCAGATTATACAAATTAGCTCCGAATCGTCCAAGCGAGCGGGGAAGAATCGGAGAGAGAGCCGGCGTATGATTCCCACTTTGATGATCGTCCGTTCATTGCTGCTCACCTCTCTCTCCATGGCCGCGGGAGCCCGCGCCGCGGAGGAGATTTCCTTCAACCGGGACATCCGCCCGATCTTCACGCGGAGCTGCATCACGTGCCACGGGGGCATCAAGGAGGGCGGCGGCATCTCGCTGGTTTACCGCGAAAAGGCGCTCGGCAAGGGTGAGTCCGGAAAGCCCGCGATCGTCCCCGGCAAGCCGGAGCTGTCCGAGCTGATCCACCGCATCAACAGCAACGACAACGACGAGATCATGCCGAAGCCCAAGAAGGGCGAGCACGGCGAGAAGCTGCCTGCGGACGAGATCGCCAAGCTCACCGAATGGATCCGCCAGGGGGCGAAGTGGGAGGACCACTGGTCGTTCATGCCCGCTGTCGAACCCGCCGACCCGCAGGTGAAACACGCTGGCTGGGCGAAGACCAAGGCCGACCGCCTGATCCTCGCGAAGATGGAGGCCGAGGGGCTCGCCCCTTCGAAGGAGGCTCCGCCCGCCGCGTGGCTGCGCCGCGTGACACTCGACCTCATCGGCCTGCCGCCGTCGCCGGAGGAACTGGAAGCTTTCGAAAAAGCCGCCGCCACCGACAAGGAAGGCGCGATGGCCGCAGTGGTGGACCGCCTGCTCGCCTCGCCGCAGTTCGGCGAACGCTGGGCCGCGATGTGGCTCGATCTCGCCCGCTACTCGGACACGATGGGCTTCGAGAAAGATCCGGGCCGCGAGGTCTGGCCGTTCCGCGACTGGGTGATTCAGGCCTTCAATGCCGACCTGCCATTCGATGAATTCACCAAGCGCCAGCTCGCCGGCGACCTGCTGCCGAATCCCGCGCCCGGCGACCTGATCGCCTCCGCCTTCCAGCGCAACACGATGTGCAACACCGAGGGCGGCTCCGATGACGAGGAGTACCGCACCGCCGCGGTGATGGACCGCATCAGCACGACGTGGACCGTGTGGCAGGGCACCACCTTCGCCTGCGTGCAGTGCCATGGCCATCCCTACGATCCCTTCCCGCACGATGACTACTACCGGTTCATGGCGTTCTTCGACAACACGGAGGACTGCGACCTGAACAACGAGTTTCCGAAGACCAAGGCCGCGAAGGATCCCGCGAAACAGGCGGATGCCGTGCGGCTCGAAAAGGAGATCCGGCAAAACCGCGACACGATCAACGACGTTGCCCTCAGCCTGGCGAAGCAGGCCGGTGGCTGGGCATCGGTGAAGGCGGATGAGGTGAAGGCCTCCGCGGCCACCGGCAAGATCACGCAACAGCCGGATGGCAGTTTCGTCGCCACCGGCACCAATCCGACCAACACCGTTTTCACCGTCACCACCCCGGCCACCAAGCTCGGCCTGCTGCGGCTCGACATCCTGCCGGTAAGCGACGATCCGGCGAAGTGGAGCGAGTTCGGCGCGGTGGTCACCAAGCTGGAGATCGACCGCGTTCTGCCCGATGGCACGAAGCAGCCGGTGAAACTGAAGGAGGTCGTCAGCGATTTCCTCGCGGGCCCCTTCGAGCCGAACATCGCCGTGCAAAGCGGCAAGGGCGGTGGCTTCGGCGACTACCCGGCGCTGCGCGGCCCGCGCCATGCGTTCTTTGTTCCGGAAGCGGTGGAGGACGCGGTGCCCGGCACGCGCTTCGAGATCCGCCTGATGCACGGGGTGACCTGCAACGAGACGCAGGGATGCGTGATGCGGAAGTTCAAGCTCGCGATCTCGCCGGACGACCGCCTCGCCACCTTCGTGATGTCCCCGGAGCGCGCCCAGGCGTGGCAGAAACACGCACAGCTCCAGGGCCAATACAACGCCATCCCCGGCACGATGGTGCCCGTGATGGAGGAACGCGATCCGGCCGCGCGCCGCGACACCCGCGTCTTCGACCGCGGCAATCGCATGACCAAGTCCACCGCGGTGAACGCCGGACTGCCGGTGATCATGCGCCCGCCCGCGAAGAACGAGAACCTCTCCCGCCTGGAGCTGGCAGAATGGTTGACCGGCGAGCGCAACACGCTCACCGACCGCGTGCTGGCGAACCGGCTGTGGGCGGAACTTTTCGGCCTCGGCATCGTGGAAACGCTGGAGGACTTCGGTTCCTCCGGACTACTGCCGACCAACCAGCCGCTGCTCGACCATCTCGCGCTGCGCCTTTCGAAGGAGCACCACTGGCATCTGAAGCCTTTCCTGCGCGAGCTCGTGCTCTCCGCCGCCTACCGCCAGGACGACAAGGCCACGCCGGAGCTGCTCGCGAAGGACCCGCGCAACCGTTTCATCGCCCGCGGCCCGCGCCAACGCCTCTCCGCCGAGATGGTCCGCGACCAGGCGCTCGCCGCTTCCGGGCTCCTGTCGAAGAAACAATTCGGCCCGCCGGTGTTTCCACCGCAACCGGATGGCATCTGGAAGTCGGTTTACAGCGGCGCGAAGTGGGCGACTTCCACCGGCGAGGACCGCTACCGCCGCGCGGTCTACACGTACCAAAAGCGCACCAGCGGCTATCCGGCCTTCCTCACCTTCGACGCGCCGACCCGCGACGTCTGCACCGCTCGCCGCATCCCGACCAATACACCGCTTCAGGCGCTGGTCACGCTCAATGACCCGGCGTTCATGGAACTGGCGCAGGCTTTCGCGAAGCGGATGACCGCCACCGGAAGCGATCTCAACGGCCGGATCCAGGCAGGCTACAAGCTGCTCACCAACGAGGACGCCTCCAGCGACATCGTCCAGACGCTGGCCGCCCTCCATGCCGACGCGAAGACCGAGTTCGAGAAAAACCCGGCGGACTCGGTGAAGCTCGCGCCCACACCCGACGAGGCCGCGCTCGTGCTCGTCGCCAACACCATGTTCAACTTGGACTCCGCGCTCACCCGCTGAGGTCCGTCTCCCGATTCATTGCCATGAACCTCTTCCAACAATACGAACACGACCGCGTGCAGCACGCCACGCGCCGCCACTTCCTGAACCGCTGCGCGGTGGGCCTCGGCGGCATGTGGCTGGCGAGCCAGGGCCGCTCGTGGGGCAACTCCGAAGGCGGCGTGCTGGCGAAGGACCCGGCGAACCCGCTCGCGCCGGACGTGCCGATGTTCGCGGCGAAGGCGAAGCGCGTGATCTACCTGCACATGGCGGGATCGCCGAGCCAGCTCGAGTTGTTCGACTACAAGCCGGAGCTGGTGAAGCTCGATGGCAAGGACTGTCCGCAGGAGTTCCTCGCGGGCAAGCAATTCGCCTTCATCCAGGGCGTGCCGAAGATGTTGTCCTCGGTGTTCCCCTTCCACCAGGCGGGAAAGAGCGGGCAGTGGATCTCCGACCGGCTGCCGCACCTCGAGACGATGATCGACGAGCTGTGCATCGTGAAATCGCTCTACACCACCCAGTTCAACCACGCCCCGGCGCAGCTCATGATGCACACCGGTGAGCAACGCCTGGGCCTGCCCTCGATGGGCGCGTGGGCGACCTACGGGCTCGGCTCGGAGAACGCGAACCTGCCCGGATTCATGGTGCTGACCTCAGGTGGCAACAACCCCGACGCGGGCAAGTCGGTGTGGGGCTCCGGTTACCTGCCCTCCATCTACCAGGGCGTGCAGTGCCGCTCGAAGGGCGACCCGGTGCTCTTCCTCGCGAACCCGGACGGCGTGTCCGGCTCGATGCGGCGCCGCACGCTCGACGCGATCTCGCAGATCAACAGCAAGATCGAAAAGGACGTGGGTGATCCGGAAACGCTCACCCGCATCGCCCAGTACGAGATGGCCTACCGGATGCAGATCCACGCCTCCGATGCCTTCGACATCAAGCAGGAGCCCGCCGCGATCCACGAGATGTATGGCACCAAGCCGGGCGAGGAATCGTTCGCGAACAACTGCCTGCTGGCGCGCCGCCTCGCCGAGCGCGGCGTGCGTTTCATCCAGCTCTTCGACTGGGGCTGGGACTCGCACGGCACCGACGTGGGCACGGACCTGCGGAAGGGCTTCGTCAACAAGTGCAACTCGATCGACAAACCGATCGCGGCGCTGCTGAAGGACCTCAAACAACGCGGCCTGCTGGAGGAAACGCTGGTGATCTGGGGCGGCGAGTTCGGCCGCACGCCGATGCGCGAGAACCGCGGCGGCGTCGAGATGCCCTACGTCGGCCGCGACCACCATCCCAGCGCGTTCACGATGTGGATGGCCGGCGGCGGCGTGAAGCCGGGCTTCTCCTACGGCGAGACCGACCCCATCGGCTACGAGGTGGCGAAGGACAAAGTCAGCGTCCACGACTTCCACGCCACCGTGATGAAGCTCCTCGGCTTCGATCACGAGAAGTTCACCTATCCCTTCCAAGGCGCGCACCAGCGCTTCACCAACATCACCAAACCCGGGACGAAGGTGGTGCAGGAGTTGATCGCGTAGCCTGTCCGGATACCGACAACCCTGTCTCGCGGCGGGTTTCTTCTCAAGAACACCCGCCCCCTTGGAAAAATTCCCATCAGCCAATGCATCGCCGGCATGGACCGAGCCGGAGCGCATTCGTCCTCCAGGCGGAGGAAAGCGGGGTCTCCGGTTTCCATTCTGGCCCTATGTGGGATACGTGACGCTATCGGGAGCCTACGACGTGATCCACATCGCCGGATGGGTGCACGACCGCTATGGATGCGGCGCGCACTACACACCCGCCTTGCTGGTGAATGGCATTCTCGTTCTCCTGCTGCTTCTCTATCAGGCCACAACCAGCCGGGGTCTCGGCACGGTCCGCCAACTCCGGGAAATCGTCCTGGCTTTTATCGTCACGCTGCCGGTGGTGGCGATCTCGATGATCGTCGTTTTCGCCTTCGGGTGCCTGTGAAACAGGAAGTCGGTCCCGAGGAGGGACTCTCACATCCCCCTTGACGTCTCGCCCCCGCCCTGCCAAACGGGCGGCGTGATTCTCGTCGCCCGACTCCGAGCCAAACGCAACGCTGCCATTCCGGCATGGCGTGCGATGGCGCACGGAGTGTGATGACGGGACCCGCCCGACCCTCTCCGGAACGCGCCTCACCAGGCAGGATTCCGGGGACGCGCTGAAACGGGCCCCCACTTTTCCTCCCCGGCGATGCCGTTTCGGAATTTCCCGAAACCGCCATGACCGATCCACCCGACGCCTCCCTCACCGACCGGCGCGGCATCTTCCTGATGCTGCTGTCCGTGGTGCTGTTCTCCGCGAACACCCTGATCATCCGCGGCGTGTCCTCGCACGTCCCCGCCGCGGATGGTTGGGTCGCGTCGCTGTTCCGTGGCGTGTGCGGACTGGCGGTGGTGGCCGCGCTCTATGGTTCCGGCCGGGGCTTCAACCCGCGGCGGCTGATCGGCAGCCGGTTGGTCATGATCCGGGGCGTGGTCGGATCCATCGGCATCCTCGCCTTCTACATCAGCGTGACCAAGCTCGGCGCGGCGCGGGCGGTGGTGCTGAACCTGACCTACCCCGCCTTCGCCACGATCATCGCCGCGCTGTGGCTGAAGGAAACCATCACCCGCGCCGCGATCCTGTGGATGGCGCTGGCATTCATCGGCCTGCTGCTCTTCCTCGGCGGTGACGGCCACCTGCTCCACCCCTCGCCCTACGACCTGCTCGGCCTCTTCGGCGCGGTGGCAGCCGGCTGGGTGGTGGTGGTGATCCGGCGGCTGCGGCACGAGGAACACCCGGCCACGATCTACGCCTCGCAGGCGTTCTACGGGCTGCTGGCCTCGGTGCCCGCCGTGACGAAGGTTCCCGCCCTGCCACCGCTGGCCTGGGTCGCCCTGATCGCCGCCGCGGTGGTGGTCAGTTTCGCCCAGCTCCTGATGACCCGCGCCTACCAAGCCCTGCCCGTTTCCCGCGGCTCGGCGATGCAGATGACCCTGCCGCTGGTCACCGCGGTCGGCGGATTCGCCTTCTTCCGGGAAACCTTCCACCTGCCCGAACTCGGCGGGGCCGCCCTGACCCTGCTCGCCACCTGGCGGGTGGTCGCCGCCCGCTGAAAAAACCGCCATCAATCACGGTTTGCCATTTTCCATAACCCCGTTAGCCTCCGCCCCTTCCAATGACCGTTTCCGAGACATTCCAACAGTTCGTCCTTCCCACCTACGGCCGCTTCCCGCTGGTGCCCGTCCGCGGGGAAGGCACCCGCCTTTGGGATGACACCGACAAGGCCTACCTCGATTTCTGCACCGGCATCGCCGTGTGCTCGCTGGGCCACGCCCACCCGCGGCTGACCGCCGCCATCCGCGAGCAGGCGGGCATGCTGCTGCACGTCTCGAACCTCTATCAGATCCCGCAGCAGGCCGAGCTGGCCCGGGTGATCGTGGAGGACCACGTCGGCCTGCCCGGCAAGGTGTTCTTCTCGAACTCCGGCGCGGAGGCGAACGACGGCCTGGTGAAAACCGCCCGGCGCTTCGGCCACAAGCGGCCGCAGGCCGATGGCTCGCCGCGCTACGAGGTGCTGACGTTCAACCAATCCTTCCACGGCCGGACGCTCGGCGGCATCGCCGCCACCGGCCAGGACAAGGTGAAGGAAGGCTTCGATCCGATGCTGCCCGGTTTCCGGCACCTGCCGTTCAACGACATCGCCGCGCTCGAGGAAGCGATCCGGCCCGAGACCGTCGCGATCCTGCTGGAGCCGATTCAGGGCGAAGGCGGCGTGAACGTCGCCACGCCCGAGTTCCTCTCCGCCATCGCCAAGCTGTGCAAGCAGCACGACCTGCTGCTGTTCCTCGATGAAGTGCAGACCGGCTTCGGCCGCTGCGGCGATTCGTGCGCGTGGCGGACGATTTCCTTCGACCTGAAGCCCGACGGCATCTCGTGGGCGAAGGGCATGGGTGGCGGCGTGCCGATCGGGGCCTTCTGGGTCTCCGACCGGTCGATCGGAGCCGAAAGCGCGTCCCTGTCCTCGTTGATGAATCCCGGTTCCCATGGTTCCACCTACGGCGGCAACCCGCTCGTCTGCGCGGCCTCGCTGGCGGTGCTCGATGAGATCCACGAAAAGAACCTCGCCCACAACGCCCGCCGCCAGGAACAGCGGATCCGGGGCATCATCACCGCCTGGAATCTGCCCATCATCACCGAAGTCCGCGGCAAGGGCCTGCTGCTCGGCATCGCCCTCGATCCCGCCTTGATCGAAGTGCCCGAAGGCAAAACCCCGG comes from Luteolibacter sp. LG18 and encodes:
- a CDS encoding SPFH and helix-turn-helix domain-containing protein, encoding MGLMDFIKGELLEIIEWQDDSRDTIAWRFPDDDKAIKNGAQLIVRESQTAQFLYLGQFGDTFGPGKHTLATENIPVLTRIQGWKYGFQSPFKADVYFVNTRLFTGNKWGTANPIMLRDQDLGIVRARAYGTYDFKVTNVQTFLKEVAGSDQDFRVDEFADAMRSRIVSVFSDALASAHVPVFDVATRYMDLGDALLPLINPVMSAKYGIEIGSFIVENVSVPPEVEEAIDKRSAMSAIGNLNDYVKYQMGQGMAAGGGGGAAGTASELAVGFAVAKELMQQSGMTGGGTPPPLPSAVPVAAAAPAPAPALDLLDPASIAQMLGVTEADVMEEINSGKLPAKKIGSSYRVTRASLDAFLAQ
- a CDS encoding DUF1501 domain-containing protein translates to MNLFQQYEHDRVQHATRRHFLNRCAVGLGGMWLASQGRSWGNSEGGVLAKDPANPLAPDVPMFAAKAKRVIYLHMAGSPSQLELFDYKPELVKLDGKDCPQEFLAGKQFAFIQGVPKMLSSVFPFHQAGKSGQWISDRLPHLETMIDELCIVKSLYTTQFNHAPAQLMMHTGEQRLGLPSMGAWATYGLGSENANLPGFMVLTSGGNNPDAGKSVWGSGYLPSIYQGVQCRSKGDPVLFLANPDGVSGSMRRRTLDAISQINSKIEKDVGDPETLTRIAQYEMAYRMQIHASDAFDIKQEPAAIHEMYGTKPGEESFANNCLLARRLAERGVRFIQLFDWGWDSHGTDVGTDLRKGFVNKCNSIDKPIAALLKDLKQRGLLEETLVIWGGEFGRTPMRENRGGVEMPYVGRDHHPSAFTMWMAGGGVKPGFSYGETDPIGYEVAKDKVSVHDFHATVMKLLGFDHEKFTYPFQGAHQRFTNITKPGTKVVQELIA
- a CDS encoding zinc ribbon domain-containing protein, which produces MPSSPSDPPVMDGPATGAPIEVPKKPIPPPLPGRSGSAAEVRSLDRHACPECGGKGEWDPAKKQLVCPYCGNIFDRVGPPPDLGAVVEHDLDQTLAELGQDAGRVDTATRRVQCNNCHAVLVRSGETVAQHCDFCGSPELLDYNDIAAPVKPESVLPAQISKEQAYHSLKNYLASKWFAPGDLKRRNLVDRINRVYLPYWTFDSNAECPWTAESGTYYYVTVQDRDSEGRSVTRQERRVSWSPASGHVSTFFDDVVISGSAGLDGDLLRKIEPFPTKELVPYETMYVSGWQVEQYQVPLPEAARRGFGAMQGMLQQMCASEVPGDTYRNLQIYPEFSGKTFKHILAPVWLLAYQYRGKTWQGVVNGVTGTTAAKFPISPWKVALVVLIVLAVVALILMAKG
- the trmD gene encoding tRNA (guanosine(37)-N1)-methyltransferase TrmD, producing the protein MRIDILTLFPEIALAPLSESILRRAREAGIVEVVAHNLRDWATGRHRKTDDYLAGGGQGMLLMPGPIFAAIEELRTPDSKVILMTPQGKVFKQAIARELSEEKHLILLCGHYEGVDHRVIEQLVDLELSIGDYVLTNGAIAAAVVTDAIVRLLPGALGDERSHQDESFSDPNLLEAPAYTKPVDFRGMLVPEILYSGHHGKIAKWKQEKALERTRQNRPDLLGPETGS
- a CDS encoding DMT family transporter, whose protein sequence is MTDPPDASLTDRRGIFLMLLSVVLFSANTLIIRGVSSHVPAADGWVASLFRGVCGLAVVAALYGSGRGFNPRRLIGSRLVMIRGVVGSIGILAFYISVTKLGAARAVVLNLTYPAFATIIAALWLKETITRAAILWMALAFIGLLLFLGGDGHLLHPSPYDLLGLFGAVAAGWVVVVIRRLRHEEHPATIYASQAFYGLLASVPAVTKVPALPPLAWVALIAAAVVVSFAQLLMTRAYQALPVSRGSAMQMTLPLVTAVGGFAFFRETFHLPELGGAALTLLATWRVVAAR
- a CDS encoding type II toxin-antitoxin system prevent-host-death family antitoxin, yielding MKTELATTLKRETNRILTELAAARDPVLITQHGLPAAYLVDVETFEATQQKLGVLEIIARGEKAVEEGRVVTHEAAKQRMARWLK
- a CDS encoding PSD1 and planctomycete cytochrome C domain-containing protein gives rise to the protein MIVRSLLLTSLSMAAGARAAEEISFNRDIRPIFTRSCITCHGGIKEGGGISLVYREKALGKGESGKPAIVPGKPELSELIHRINSNDNDEIMPKPKKGEHGEKLPADEIAKLTEWIRQGAKWEDHWSFMPAVEPADPQVKHAGWAKTKADRLILAKMEAEGLAPSKEAPPAAWLRRVTLDLIGLPPSPEELEAFEKAAATDKEGAMAAVVDRLLASPQFGERWAAMWLDLARYSDTMGFEKDPGREVWPFRDWVIQAFNADLPFDEFTKRQLAGDLLPNPAPGDLIASAFQRNTMCNTEGGSDDEEYRTAAVMDRISTTWTVWQGTTFACVQCHGHPYDPFPHDDYYRFMAFFDNTEDCDLNNEFPKTKAAKDPAKQADAVRLEKEIRQNRDTINDVALSLAKQAGGWASVKADEVKASAATGKITQQPDGSFVATGTNPTNTVFTVTTPATKLGLLRLDILPVSDDPAKWSEFGAVVTKLEIDRVLPDGTKQPVKLKEVVSDFLAGPFEPNIAVQSGKGGGFGDYPALRGPRHAFFVPEAVEDAVPGTRFEIRLMHGVTCNETQGCVMRKFKLAISPDDRLATFVMSPERAQAWQKHAQLQGQYNAIPGTMVPVMEERDPAARRDTRVFDRGNRMTKSTAVNAGLPVIMRPPAKNENLSRLELAEWLTGERNTLTDRVLANRLWAELFGLGIVETLEDFGSSGLLPTNQPLLDHLALRLSKEHHWHLKPFLRELVLSAAYRQDDKATPELLAKDPRNRFIARGPRQRLSAEMVRDQALAASGLLSKKQFGPPVFPPQPDGIWKSVYSGAKWATSTGEDRYRRAVYTYQKRTSGYPAFLTFDAPTRDVCTARRIPTNTPLQALVTLNDPAFMELAQAFAKRMTATGSDLNGRIQAGYKLLTNEDASSDIVQTLAALHADAKTEFEKNPADSVKLAPTPDEAALVLVANTMFNLDSALTR
- a CDS encoding aspartate aminotransferase family protein, with translation MTVSETFQQFVLPTYGRFPLVPVRGEGTRLWDDTDKAYLDFCTGIAVCSLGHAHPRLTAAIREQAGMLLHVSNLYQIPQQAELARVIVEDHVGLPGKVFFSNSGAEANDGLVKTARRFGHKRPQADGSPRYEVLTFNQSFHGRTLGGIAATGQDKVKEGFDPMLPGFRHLPFNDIAALEEAIRPETVAILLEPIQGEGGVNVATPEFLSAIAKLCKQHDLLLFLDEVQTGFGRCGDSCAWRTISFDLKPDGISWAKGMGGGVPIGAFWVSDRSIGAESASLSSLMNPGSHGSTYGGNPLVCAASLAVLDEIHEKNLAHNARRQEQRIRGIITAWNLPIITEVRGKGLLLGIALDPALIEVPEGKTPALVVVTKLMEKGLLVPPAGPNTFRLLPPLNVTDAEVDEALEIIHGVLTGL
- a CDS encoding AraC family transcriptional regulator, translated to MAQHSWTVWQQQLRSPLGNLVEIGEVRHSRSGMPRYRYLERYALVVITRGEGIYEDERGLSRSLCAGDWIVVLPELGHSYKPWEVGGWDEIYVMFDGPVFDAWRANGLLVPDHVVGRLENPEQWVADFHREILESPASSLEKICAFQGLLARALEGAINLATGKEGGPSWFGDACRMLGLPGAEGQQVAAALGLNYETFRRSFQKHAGQSPHRYHMRQLVNSAARMLDTTDLKASEIARTLGFCDEAYFSRTFKKLTGRSPRAYRQTRGTVQEALPPLRVS